A single region of the Brassica rapa cultivar Chiifu-401-42 chromosome A03, CAAS_Brap_v3.01, whole genome shotgun sequence genome encodes:
- the LOC103861909 gene encoding protein ALP1-like, with amino-acid sequence MEVSAFPFPYLQDDECSHLLGLFQDMDSAPSGFEFENVGNDNTRKRPRKEEEAVNGSDKAASGDILALDEEAKQQVKTMDGYYNQLQEPDVARPKRQRKASVEETASAASDIASGSGSGPSHHRRLWVKERTTDWWDRVSRPDFPEEEFRREFRMSRPTFDLICEELDATVTKKNTMLRDAIPAPKRVAVCVWRLATGAPLRHVSERFGLGISTCHKLVIEVCRAIYDVMMPKYLLWPSSDSEIQSTKRKFESNHKIPNVVGSIYTTHIPIIAPKVHVAAYFNKRHTERNQKTSYSITVQGVVNAEGIFTDVCIGNPGSLTDDQILDKSSLSNQRAARGMLRDGWIVGNGGFPLTDWLLVPYARQNLTWTQHGFNESVGGIQKVATEAFGRLKGRWACLQKRTEVKLQDLPYVLGACCVLHNICEMRKEEMVEGVKFEVFDDVTVPEDNIRSVAASSARDQISHNLLHRGLAGTRTL; translated from the coding sequence ATGGAAGTCTCTGCTTTCCCATTCCCATACCTACAAGACGACGAGTGTTCCCATCTCCTTGGTCTATTTCAGGACATGGACTCTGCTCCTTCTGGTTTCGAATTCGAAAATGTTGGTAACGACAACACTAGGAAACGCCCaagaaaggaagaagaagctgtgaatggtagtgataaggctgcaTCTGGAGATATACTGGCATTGGACGAGGAAGCTAAACAGCAAGTGAAGACAATGGATGGTTACTACAACCAGTTGCAAGAACCCGATGTTGCTCGTCCTAAACGACAACGTAAAGCATCGGTTGAGGAAACCGCCTCCGCTGCTTCGGACATCGCCAGCGGTTCCGGGTCTGGACCGAGTCACCACAGGAGGCTGTGGGTGAAGGAACGTACGACGGACTGGTGGGACCGAGTAAGCCGGCCGGACTTCCCGGAGGAGGAGTTCCGGCGAGAGTTTCGGATGAGCAGACCGACGTTCGATCTGATATGCGAGGAGCTGGACGCGACGGTGACGAAGAAAAACACGATGCTCCGCGACGCGATCCCAGCTCCCAAACGCGTCGCCGTCTGCGTTTGGCGTTTGGCAACAGGAGCTCCGCTTCGCCACGTGTCAGAACGCTTCGGGCTGGGGATCTCCACGTGTCACAAGCTCGTCATAGAGGTCTGCCGCGCGATCTACGACGTCATGATGCCCAAGTATCTCCTCTGGCCATCGTCGGATTCGGAGATCCAATCGACGAAAAGAAAATTCGAATCGAATCACAAAATCCCAAACGTCGTCGGATCGATCTACACCACTCATATCCCCATCATCGCTCCGAAAGTCCACGTGGCGGCTTATTTCAACAAGAGGCACACGGAGAGAAACCAGAAGACGTCGTACTCGATCACGGTCCAGGGGGTGGTCAACGCCGAGGGGATCTTCACCGACGTCTGCATCGGGAACCCGGGGTCCCTCACCGACGATCAGATCCTCGATAAATCCTCGCTTTCCAACCAACGCGCGGCGCGTGGGATGCTACGCGACGGGTGGATCGTCGGGAACGGTGGCTTCCCGTTGACGGACTGGCTTCTGGTGCCGTACGCGAGGCAGAATCTGACGTGGACGCAGCACGGGTTCAACGAGAGCGTGGGCGGGATTCAGAAGGTGGCGACGGAGGCGTTCGGGAGGTTGAAAGGGCGGTGGGCTTGTCTGCAGAAGAGGACGGAGGTTAAGCTGCAGGATCTTCCGTACGTGCTGGGTGCTTGCTGCGTGTTGCATAACATTTGTGAGATGAGGAAGGAGGAGATGGTGGAGGGGGTGAAGTTCGAGGTGTTTGATGATGTGACTGTGCCTGAGGATAATATACGATCTGTGGCTGCGTCTAGCGCGAGGGATCAAATCTCTCATAATCTCTTGCATCGTGGCCTCGCCGGGACAAGGACTCTGTAA
- the LOC103861910 gene encoding F-box/kelch-repeat protein At5g39560-like — MISDEVEPTKKKKKTVPDELPSMFSSLPDEIIENILARVSRWKYPSLSLVSKRFHSLLSSMDIYKARSQIGSNETCLYIWLKLPGHPCASWFSLRTKPNNQNRTKRRKGKISFKRDSSVMSVVPIPSYSSTDSNFPELSYIKTVGPEIYIIGGSYNKEPSSSVRIFDCRNHTWRDAPNMTVARENAQTVLLDEKIYVMGGCDIDKYYANWIEIFDVKTQAWTALPGPGADDEDELPNHLRKNNSKCYIVNVFKGKFYLAEDEKEYTYEPKNGTWKLLKENSSFVSGPVQIWGKIGGDIICGCTGSGHLMWSGFENEGIEWSGIKGLEELREHPTRGLETGSKFGLVAWPVVANF; from the coding sequence atgaTCTCCGACGAGGTTGAACCaaccaaaaagaagaagaagacggttCCTGATGAGCTACCGTCGATGTTTTCATCACTACCGGACGAAATCATAGAAAACATTCTTGCTCGTGTCTCGAGATGGAAGTACCCATCGCTCTCTCTTGTCTCAAAGAGATTCCACTCTCTCTTATCATCTATGGATATCTACAAGGCGCGATCTCAAATAGGATCCAATGAAACATGCCTCTATATCTGGTTAAAGTTGCCCGGTCACCCATGTGCGAGCTGGTTTAGTCTTCGGACGAAACCTAATAatcaaaaccgaaccaaacgtAGGAAAGGAAAGATTAGTTTTAAACGGGACTCAAGTGTAATGTCGGTTGTTCCTATACCTTCCTACTCTTCTACTGATTCTAATTTTCCCGAACTAAGTTACATCAAAACGGTTGGTCCGGAAATCTACATAATCGGTGGATCCTACAATAAGGAACCGTCTTCCTCAGTTCGAATCTTCGATTGTCGGAATCACACTTGGCGTGATGCCCCTAACATGACCGTGGCTAGAGAAAATGCGCAGACAGTTTTACTCGACGAGAAAATATATGTGATGGGAGGTTGCGATATCGACAAGTACTATGCCAACTGGATTGAGATATTTGACGTAAAAACTCAGGCTTGGACAGCTTTGCCTGGTCCTGGCGCTGATGATGAGGACGAGTTACCTAATCACTTACgcaaaaataatagtaaatgttatatagttaatgtgttCAAAGGGAAATTTTACTTAGCGGAAGATGAGAAGGAATACACTTACGAGCCAAAAAATGGTACATGGAAACTTCTAAAAGAGAACTCAAGTTTCGTATCGGGCCCCGTACAGATTTGGGGTAAGATTGGCGGGGATATAATATGCGGTTGCACTGGTTCAGGGCACTTAATGTGGTCTGGCTTTGAGAATGAGGGTATAGAGTGGAGCGGGATCAAGGGTTTGGAGGAACTGCGTGAGCACCCTACAAGAGGTTTAGAAACTGGGAGTAAGTTTGGACTGGTGGCCTGGCCTGTGGTGGCCAACTTTTAG
- the LOC103862152 gene encoding defensin-like protein 183 translates to MKNTFSLVVVIIFFVMLSSVVNKVKANSCQDPLGSCLQCDERCKAKHGPTGQASCDNRNQLCTCYYTCGPPSPTPPHQKQCYGGTGLCSSACNQNCAQKYLGGSGFCESIGNTRLCKCQYPC, encoded by the exons atGAAGAATACATTTTCACTTGTGGTTGTAATCATCTTCTTTGTCATGCTTTCATCcg TTGTTAATAAGGTGAAGGCAAACTCATGCCAAGACCCTCTAGGTAGTTGTCTACAATGTGATGAGAGATGCAAGGCTAAACATGGGCCAACGGGCCAAGCAAGTTGCGACAACAGAAACCAACTTTGCACGTGCTATTACACGTGCGGACCGCCATCACCAACTCCTCCACATCAAAAACAATGCTACGGTGGGACTGGCTTGTGCAGCAGTGCATGTAATCAAAACTGTGCACAAAAGTATCTTGGTGGATCTGGATTTTGTGAGAGCATTGGCAACACTAGACTGTGCAAATGCCAGTATCcttgctaa
- the LOC103862153 gene encoding F-box/kelch-repeat protein At5g39560-like: MFSSLPDEIIENILARISRWNYPSLSLVSKRFHSLLSSMDIYKARSQRGSNETCLYIWLKLPGHPCASWFSLRPKPNNQKRTKRRGMIRLKRDSSGFSVVPIPFSSTDSFPELHNITTVGSDIYIIGGPYKEPSSSVRIFDCRSHTWRDAPNMTVAREDAQTVLLDEKIYVMGGCDIDKYNANWIEKLVKEISSFLSDDSVEAWSEIGKIEGREWREIKGLEKLREHPTRCLENGSDFGLVANFYLHIPVLATNTNDSMDVRCGEKLSVLMSLPFLSNHMKDLVVLLRQFDVS; the protein is encoded by the exons ATGTTTTCTTCACTACCGGACGAAATCATTGAAAACATTCTTGCCCGTATCTCGAGATGGAATTACCCATCGCTCTCTCTCGTCTCAAAGAGATTCCACTCTCTCTTATCATCTATGGATATCTACAAGGCGCGATCTCAAAGAGGATCCAATGAAACATGCCTCTATATCTGGTTAAAGTTGCCCGGTCACCCATGTGCGAGCTGGTTTAGCCTTCGGCCGAAACCTAATAATCAAAAGCGAACAAAACGGAGAGGTATGATTAGGCTTAAGCGGGACTCGAGTGGATTTTCGGTTGTTCCTATACCTTTCTCTTCCACCGATTCTTTTCCCGAACTACATAACATCACAACGGTTGGTTCGGACATCTACATAATCGGTGGACCCTACAAGGAACCGTCTTCCTCTGTTCGGATCTTTGATTGTCGAAGCCACACTTGGCGTGATGCCCCTAACATGACCGTGGCACGGGAGGATGCGCAGACAGTTTTACTCGATGAGAAGATATATGTGATGGGAGGTTGCGATATTGACAAGTACAATGCCAACTGGATTGAG AAACTTGTAAAAGAGATATCGAGTTTCCTATCCGATGATTCCGTTGAGGCTTGGAGTGAGATTGGGAAG ATTGAGGGTAGAGAGTGGAGAGAGATCAAGGGTTTGGAGAAACTACGTGAGCATCCTACAAGATGTTTAGAAAATGGGAGTGACTTTGGACTGGTGGCCAACTTTTACTTACACATCCCAGTTTTAGCCACAAACACAAACGATTCAATGGACGTGAGGTGTGGGGAAAAGTTGAGTGTGTTGATGTCCTTACCTTTCCTGTCGAATCATATGAAAGATTTGGTTGTGTTGTTGCGTCAGTTTGATGTCTCTTAG